In a genomic window of Coregonus clupeaformis isolate EN_2021a chromosome 27, ASM2061545v1, whole genome shotgun sequence:
- the LOC121541801 gene encoding period circadian protein homolog 1, whose product MSDENAYTTSGNDTSGVGVAEDVVGLKAGCQSPESGLSQTGSSGSSNGKRTRSGGKSSPKSSNSDDTDAHSSGNDSAEREVEGHMGREASTCSSAHNGQDSAIETKESKSSNSHSPSPPNSSMVYSLLSGSSEQDHPSTSGCSSDQPARLQTQRELLKALKELKIRMPADHRVKGRSSTLASLQYALNCVKQVRANQEYYHQWSVEESHGCSLDLSVFTTEELDNITSEYTLQNTDTFSVGVSFLSGKVVYISPQASPMLRTKPNRLQGALFSELLAPQDVSTFYSSTAPCRLPPWASCTGSMTSPVDCTQEKSMFCRISGGRDSEGEVRYYPFRMTPYQLTLRDSDMTQAQPCCLLIAEKVHSGYEAPRIPADKRIFNTSHTPSCLFQEVDERAVPLLGYLPQDLVGTPVLMYLHPDDRPVMVAIHKKILQSAGQPFEHSPLRMCARNGEYLTIDTSWSSFVNPWSRKVAFIVGRHKVRTSPLNEDVFTPSMEVEARAMSPEIPRLSEQIHRVLVQPVHSGGSQGYCSSHGSQPHRPSPGSSSGSSSPSTKGIIQMTIQRPQQMTFQQMCKDVHMVKTNGQQVFIESRNRPPLRKHASTGALVMPEHLNKDLGPIGALGPIKTLASVQSRKDPSANYSYQQINCLDSIVRYLESCNVPNTVKRKCGSSSCTTSSTSDDDKQRELSGTAKGPQGKEGSKGGPQMSPLALHCKAESVVSLTSQCSFSSTIVHVGDKKPPESDIIMMEETPANPTPTAPAPAINNTITTAVTPRPSTFPSPATPSPAQPKRDGCRSAGCSGRLGLTKEVLSAHTQQEEQVFLSRFRDLGQLRMLDTVPPSLRGHTTTPKGVRSSQDYPAGGNRRRRGRGAKRLKHQQEGSHGGRPQMSSGMNSSSRREGQGHQGQMFPMGQPLMMQGPLTSSSSWPTSVASQASLPPAVAQYPPGVLPFFPLYPNAIQMGYPSPQPGFQYPLHANQIPMPMAPPMMVVLPNYMFPQLNGGVPQLNQLNPAMPHLNPSIPGMAQLNQALPQFNQAIPLPQLNPVLAQFNPAVTQMNGMPHVNPALAQLNSSQVNPALSMIPQHFHNPNPTLPFPNPVPGLPGFALPGIDPTFVQSGNSRSHTPQSAYQAPLEGTNSPLFQSRCSSPLNLLQLEELPGNRQEGMSTGAQQTPPPPGSSSQVGGQGSVYRNSNMKGDAKEDDNADVDDQDAMSTSSDLLDLLLQEDACSGTGSAASGSGSSGSGSSGSGSNGCSTSGSGTRSSNTSKYFGSIDSSENDHKQATGGAEEAQLMKYVLQDPIWLLMANTDDKVMMTYQMPTRDRETVLREDRMVLRAVQKQQPCFTEEQKKELIQVQPWMGTGRLPQAINTPTCTGCGAPPVTSAPRPFDVELQDMDLTGVLQLQEEATVHAETHVTMATDAGHTSSSPPQAPQTETKGGEGERQGEQEGDCRDTRVKELEVTSSSVTEKWDSVFLNSN is encoded by the exons ATGAGTGATGAGAATGCATACACCACTTCTGGAAATGACACTAGTGGAGTAGGTGTAGCAGAAGATGTGGTGGGACTCAAGGCGGGCTGCCAGTCCCCTGAGTCTGGACTGAGTCAGACTGGCAGCTCTGGTAGCTCCAATGGAAAGAGAACTCGGTCTGGGGGCAAGTCCTCCCCCAAGTCCTCAAACTCTGATGACACCGATGCCCACTCGAGCGGGAACGACTCAGccgagagagaggtggaaggtCACATGGGGCGCGAGGCATCAACCTGCAGCAGCGCCCATAACGGGCAGGACTCTGCCATAGAGACAAAAGAGAGCAAAAG CTCCAACTCCCACAGCCCTTCCCCTCCCAACAGCTCTATGGTCTACAGCCTGCTGAGTGGCAGCTCGGAGCAGGACCACCCGTCCACCAGCGGCTGCAGCAGTGACCAGCCGGCCCGGCTGCAGACCCAGAGAGAGCTGCTCAAGGCCCTGAAGGAGCTAAAGATCCGCATGCCTGCAGACCACCGGGTGAAAGGCCGCTCCAGTACCCTGGCCTCCCTGCAGTATGCACTCAACTGTGTCAAACAAGTCCGAG cgaATCAGGAGTATTATCACCAGTGGAGTGTGGAGGAGAGCCACGGTTGCAGTCTGGACCTCTCAGTCTTCACCACAGAGGAACTGGACAACATCACCTCTGAATACACACTCCAGAATACG GACACGTTCTCTGTGGGAGTGTCGTTCCTCTCTGGGAAGGTGGTGTACATCTCCCCCCAGGCCTCTCCCATGCTGCGCACTAAGCCTAATCGACTCCAGGGGGCACTCTTCTCTGAGCTGTTGGCCCCCCAGGACGTCAGCACTTTCTACAGCAGCACCGCTCCCTGTCGCCTGCCCCCCTGGGCCTCCTGTACTGGCTCCA TGACCTCCCCTGTGGACTGCACCCAGGAGAAATCCATGTTCTGCCGTATCAGTGGTGGGAGGGACAGCGAGGGGGAGGTGCGGTACTACCCCTTCCGTATGACCCCCTACCAGCTAACCCTACGTGACTCCGACATGACCCAGGCACAGCCCTGCTGCCTGCTCATTGCTGAGAAGGTGCACTCAGGATACGAAGCTCCACGTATCCCAGCGGACAAGAGGATTTTTAACACTAGCCACACCCCCAGCTGTCTCTTTCAGGAAGTGGATGAAAGAGCTGTGCCgttgctaggctacctgccccagGACCTGGTTGGGACTCCTGTCCTCATGTACCTCCACCCTGATGACAGGCCTGTCATGGTGGCCATACACAAGAAGA TTCTCCAGTCGGCGGGGCAGCCCTTTGAACACTCGCCCCTGCGTATGTGTGCCCGGAACGGGGAGTATCTCACCATAGATACCAGCTGGTCCTCCTTCGTCAACCCCTGGAGCCGCAAAGTGGCCTTCATCGTGGGTCGACACAAAGTCAGAAC GAGTCCCCTGAACGAGGATGTGTTCACTCCTAGTATGGAGGTGGAGGCGCGGGCCATGTCTCCAGAGATCCCCAGGCTCAGTGAGCAAATCCACCGTGTGCTGGTGCAGCCCGTCCACAGTGGTGGCTCCCAGGGCTACTGCAGCTCCCACGGATCCCAGCCACACAGGCCTAGCCCGGGCTCCTCCTCAGGCAGCAGCAGCCCCTCCACCAAGGGGATCATCCAGATGACCATCCAGAGACCA CAGCAGATGACATTCCAGCAGATGTGTAAGGACGTCCACATGGTGAAGACCAATGGTCAGCAGGTCTTCATCGAGTCCCGCAACCGCCCACCGCTCCGCAAACACGCCAGCACTG GAGCCTTGGTGATGCCAGAGCATTTAAACAAAGACTTGGGACCTATTGGAGCTCTGGGGCCAATTAAAACCTTGGCCTCAGTGCAGTCAAGGAAAGACCCGTCAGCCAACTACTCCTACCAGCAGATCAACTGTCTGGACAGCATCGTACGCTACTTGGAGAGCTGCAACGTCCCCAACACAGTGAAGAGGAAATGTGGCTCCTCCTCCTGCACCACATCATCAACGTCCGACGATGACAAGCAGAGGGAGTTGTCTGGAACAGCTAAAG GGCCCCAGGGTAAGGAAGGGTCTAAAGGGGGGCCACAGATGAGCCCTCTGGCACTGCACTGCAAGGCTGAGAGTGTGGTCTCTCTCACGTCCCAATGCAGCTTCAGCAGCACCATCGTCCATGTAGGGGACAAGAAGCCCCCAGAGTCAG ATATTATCATGATGGAGGAGACACCAGCCAACCCCACTCCCACCGCTCCAGCCCCAGCCATTAACAACACCATCACCACGGCAGTGACCCCCCGTCCCTCGACCTTTCCCAGCCCAGCAACACCCAGCCCCGCCCAGCCCAAGAGGGATGGCTGCAGGTCGGCTGGATGCTCAGGCCGCCTGGGTCTGACCAAGGAGGTGCTGTCTGCCCACACCCAGCAGGAGGAACAGGTGTTCCTGAGCCGCTTCAGGGACCTGGGACAGCTACGCATGCTGGACACTGTTCCTCCTTCTCTGAGAGGACACACCACCACACCCAAAG gagtgCGCAGCTCGCAGGACTATCCAGCAGGCGGTAACAGACGGAGGAGGGGCCGGGGGGCCAAGAGGCTGAAGCACCAGCAGGAGGGCTCCCACGGGGGCCGCCCCCAGATGAGCTCAGGGATGAACAGTAGTTCCAGAAGGGAAGGGCAGGGGCACCAAGGCCAAATGTTCCCCATGGGTCAACCGCTAATGATGCAGGGACCCCTGACCTCGTCCTCTTCCTGGCCCACCTCTGTGGCCTCTCAGGCCAGCCTCCCTCCTGCCGTGGCCCAGTACCCTCCAGGAGTCCTGCCCTTCTTCCCCCTCTACCCCAACGCCATACAGATGGGTTACCCCAGCCCCCAGCCAGGCTTCCAGTACCCCCTGCATGCCAATCAGATCCCCATGCCAATGGCTCCCCCGATGATGGTTGTTCTGCCCAACTACATGTTCCCTCAACTCAATGGAGGTGTACCACAGCTCAACCAGCTCAATCCAGCCATGCCTCACCTTAACCCCAGTATCCCTGGTATGGCACAACTTAACCAGGCACTACCGCAGTTCAACCAGGCTATTCCACTACCACAACTCAATCCTGTCTTGGCTCAGTTCAACCCCGCTGTGACGCAGATGAATGGCATGCCTCATGTGAATCCCGCCCTAGCTCAACTCAACTCGTCACAGGTCAATCCTGCTTTGTCGATGATCCCACAACATTTCCATAATCCCAACCCAACATTACCTTTCCCAAATCCGGTTCCCGGGCTTCCTGGCTTTGCCTTACCTGGGATTGATCCCACGTTTGTCCAAAGCGGCAACTCCCGCTCCCACACCCCTCAGTCCGCGTACCAAGCCCCACTGGAGGGGACCAACTCGCCCCTCTTCCAATCACGATGCTCCTCCCCCCTCAACCTGCTGCAGCTGGAGGAGTTGCCAGGCAACAGGCAGGAGGGCATGTCGACAGGGGCGCAGCAGACCCCGCCCCCACCTGGCTCGTCGTCTCAGGTTGGAGGTCAAGGCTCTGTTTACCGCAACAGCAACATGAAGGGTGACGCCAAAGAGGACGATAAT GCTGATGTTGATGACCAGGACGCCATGTCCACCTCCAGTGACCTGCTGGATCTGCTGCTGCAAGAGGACGCCTGCTCAGGCACCGGCTCGGCTGCCTCTGGCTCCGGGTCCTCTGGTTCCGGGTCCTCAGGTTCTGGCTCTAATGGATGCAGCACCTCAGGGAGTGGCACAA GAAGCAGCAACACCAGCAAGTACTTTGGCAGCATTGACTCATCGGAGAACGACCATAAGCAGGCAACAGGCGGGGCTGAAGAGGCCCAGCTCATGAAGTATGTCCTTCAGGACCCTATCTGGCTCCTTATGGCCAACACAGACGACAAGGTTATGATGACGTACCAAATGCCCACCAG GGACAGGGAGACTGTTCTAAGGGAGGATCGTATGGTACTGAGGGCGGTGCAGAAACAGCAGCCGTGCTTCACTGAGGAGCAGAAGAAAGAGCTGATCCAGGTCCAGCCCTGGATGGGCACCGGACGCCTGCCACAGGCCATCAACACCCCT ACTTGTACCGGGTGCGGTGCTCCTCCAGTTACCTCCGCCCCCCGGCCCTTTGATGTGGAGCTGCAGGACATGGATCTGACTGGGGTCCTCCAGCTACAGGAAGAGGCTACCGTACACGCAGAGACACATGTTACCATGGCAACAGACGCAGGACATACTTCCAGCTCACCACCACAAGCCCCCCAGACAGAGACTAAGGGGGGTGAGGGTGAGAGGCAAGGGGAACAGGAAGGAGATTGTAGGGACACCAGAGTGAAGGAGTTGGAGGTGACATCATCATCTGTAACAGAGAAATGGGACTCTGTGTTTCTAAACAGCAACTGA
- the LOC121541802 gene encoding vesicle-associated membrane protein 2, protein MSAPAAAGAPPADGAAPPPNLTSNRRLQQTQAQVDEVVDIMRVNVDKVLERDQKLSELDDRADALQAGASQFETSAAKLKNKYWWKNAKMMIILGLICAIVLIVIIVYFST, encoded by the exons AT GTCTGCCCCAGCAGCTGCCGGCGCCCCCCCCGCAGATGGAGCGGCGCCCCCTCCCAACCTCACTAGCAACCGCCGCCTGCAGCAGACACAGGCTCAGGTGGATGAG GTGGTGGATATCATGCGTGTAAACGTGGATAAGGTTCTGGAGCGTGATCAGAAGCTGTCAGAGCTGGATGATCGGGCTGATGCCCTGCAGGCTGGAGCCTCACAGTTTGAGACCAGCGCTGCAAAACTCAAGAACAAGTACTGGtggaagaatgccaag ATGATGATTATCCTGGGACTGATATGTGCGATTGTCCTCATTGTCATCATCG tctacTTCAGCACCTAA